CAATAATTGTTTTATCTTCCGAATTTAACACCCAACTTTAATAAGAAAAATTCTCATTTTTTTCTTACCGTGTGAGTAGAAGTGATAGCCTCAACATCCTTTCCGTTGAACTTGTTGGCGCGGTAAACAGCTGTTTTGTCCCAGTCAGTCCAGTAGACCCAGTCTTCGAATGTGGTGATGGAGAAGGGATGACGAAGGACATCAGTAGAGTACAGGATCACTCGTCGCGCTGAACCATCGTAGTTGCAAGACGAAATTGTATTCAGTTTCGCATCCACCTGAGAAATTGACGGTACTTTGTTAGTGCGTCATAACTCATAAGTAACACTAATATACAATTACATACGCTACGTGTTTGACCCTATGTGAGAGATCACTAACCAGGAAATTTTGATCCATTGTTCCTTTTTAGTACTTGCttagaaaaacatattttttattgcaattaTACTTAGTAATGTTTTAACAACACGTATTCAGTATCTAGTTTGGAATCATTGGGTTTTGCTAtcgatttataaaatgttttaaatacttgaattaataatttaaacttTATATGTTGCATGTTTAATACATAATCATCTTTGATAACAGAATTGAGGAATTTGCACGTATCTTTGTTTAAATGAACATCTACaatttttttgattttattttacgtaagtACAATGAAAGATTACCATTAAATTGCCTAACAACTAATCCCTGTGGTTTTGGATACAAAGGCAAAAGCATTCCCGGAATGGCAATAtgatacctaaattaaaaactttgttTTCGTCAGTTTCAATACGCATTTAAGTAGAGAAATTCCCACGTGTGTTGGAAGTCTTGGAACTTCTTGGCCATATGAATGTTTCCTTATAATTTACCTTATATTTTCCATTAGTACAAATGTAAACAACTTACCCAATAGACTCGTTTGCGAACAAGGTCAAGCGTGAGACCATTGGGCCATTTGACGTCGTATGATACGATGGTCTGCCTATGAGAGCCGTCCATGCCAGCGCGTTCGATCTTTGGAGTTTGACCCCAGTCGGTCCAGTACATCCAACTGTGAAagaataaacatttttgtagCATTCGAAAACCTTTGTTAAAAATACGCATTGGAAGTTTCAAGGTTCAGATTCTTCAGATCGTTATTTTGGATCTTGTACCTCTAAAGATTCCTTTTGAAAACATGTCGCTGGACATACCCAAGATCTTCAAAGGTTCAAATTCTCCGCCTACCCGAGATTCCTATACCTACTTTGTCCAGTAGTCTGACGTACATCGAgacttttatgttttatgttatttgacCTTTAAACGTGGTGTGGAAATGCGTACTAGATACCATCTAGGCAATAAGGGTAGCCTTCATGCGGCCTTCAGTTGTTTTATTGTTTGTCTTTTTATAGCAAAGGAGGTCCGTGTTGTTCTATATTTTATAGTGACCGTAGAtaatcaaattataatttataagtataGATCGACAATGATCTATTGGCACATGGATGACTTTCGACAGTGGAGCGCTCGTGTGCAACATGTCCATATATTCTCCAttttcttcaaaaatgacgtttATGTAGAACGGCTAGTTCCGATTTCGGGCGTGCGCCAAAACATCCTTGTCGGACTAATTGTGTAAAACAGCTGAAAAGTCCACGTCAAAATGTATTTCCACTTCaggattattttttaagtaggtatatttaagcTATTTTCAtactacatatttaaaaatgtatgtaagtagcgTCATCAATTGTTtacgttctttttttaagaagattCGTTGATTAGATTACGTTAGATCGAAAGATTACTAAAGAAAAGCGTATATTAATTATTAGGTTTGCTGTTCTATTCAAAActcgaaaatgtattttttgtttgaaaaatgaGCAAAAAATTGTTATCCCAAAATTAAGCGTTTTTATGAATGAAGACTATAATAACTCTATTTGTCAAAGCTATTTGTAGTAATTTACCGTAAGGTATGTAAAAGTATTCTTCAATTCTTTGTTAATTTCCGGACGTCTTGCGTCAGCATTTACTAATTGTTTGTTAGCTTTAAACTGGACAGAAGAAAATAGGACCTATTTAGGCTGCAGAATAAAGTATATACCACCCAGGTAAAATATTGGCTAATCGCGTGGGGTACCCATTCAGCGTTCTCGGACAGACTGCTCCTCTGCATGTCGATAAAGAGTACCTAATTGAGTTGTTATGCTTAATAATAGATCTTATTGCCTCCTATCCAGTTGAAAGTATGCAATCATTGGAATATCAAGTCCAACTAGAAATATAGTACTTATATCATTCTTCATTCGATCAGTGGACTTATTGCCGGTTGTTACCTAGTTTATTGTGTTTAGATTATGCAAGGCCACGGTATATCAACTACGAGGACCTTGACCAATGGTAAACAATGACGGGTTTGTCATTTCTTATATCGTAAATCAAGAAATATCGTGaaagtttataattaaatactgAGGGTTAAATAATGAGTACCTACTTAGAACAAATTTCATTTTATGTCATAGTATATCCACAACAAAACTATAACACGGGTATTAATAACCTAcgtcacagataataaaataatgcatttcatttcaatatttTCAATCACTGTTCATCGCATTGATAGGCCTAGCTTGataaaattaatatgtataaacagACAATAAATATAGCTATCAAGTCAATTAAGCTAAAAGCTATATACATCAAGTGATTATTTGATAGTGGTtggtattattaataataatgatttaagATTATATCGACATTTACAACAGGTGGCGCATTTGCTTCATTAAAGATAACCTATGTCTTGTCAACACAAACAGGTTAATATCAACGATTTCATCGCAATTATTctgatttattatatatttcacaATGATTATTTGGCAAATGTCTTCTTTGATACTTCTTAGTACGTTTACTTCAATATACCTACGATATGCGTGAAATATAATAGGAACTTATTTTGGATGTAGTACAACAgcattatacaaggtgttagtgacatcgtaaagaaaactttgaggtatgagttaggccatgattctgagtttatatcaagtggaaaataatttaaaaagaaaaaacacaaaaaaattcatgaatattccgacaggaaaattccacttgatattatgtcagaatcatggtctgaatcttccaagtcagtattcgttacaatgtcactaacgccctgtatatagtgttagtaagtattaagtataaGTTATCATTATTTTGTCTAATTTGGTACCATTACATTTATTTCGTCCTGCCCTTCAGGGATCGAATcagtgtacttacctatttaatgATCTTACGTATGACAATAATTTCCATCACTATAAAGTACAAAAACCTTTATAAACTATACTTTTtctttacgtgacttattgtagatttgccgaagatagcattaactacttggccggacaaataaactatactaaatACATACCCGTCCAAAGGATTCAGTGCAATCGCCCTAGGCTCCTCCAACTGGTCCCTGATGACAATCTTCCTCATGTTGCCTTGCAGATCTGAGAGTTCAATATGGTTCTTGCCAGTATCTGTCCAGTATAAATGGTTGTAAATCCAGTCTACTGCGAGACCATCTGAAGTGATCAATTGGTCGCCTATAACCACAGTACGTTGGCTACCTTCGTCGATTGGAGCCCTGGAAAAGTagttaaaaatagaattagaataatcataatcatatcattttatTGCGTTATATTGTATATTGTGGCTTTAAGGCTGTGATTTAGAATCATTACAATTTTATCAGATAAAATACTCATtaatcattatatttattagGATATTCAAATAAGGACTTGTGTTCAGTTTTACTCAACGCCATCTAGCGAGTGATACATGAAGTACAGCCAGTACCATAGAATCAAGTCTAACGATACCTTCGACTGctaacagatggcgttactGGTACCAATTCAACATTCTGTTTCGACTTATCAAAGACTTCTCAAATCCTTCGTGATTTAGATGTTCTCCGTGGTAATACTCACTTGTAAATCTTCTCATCCGTAACATCGCTCCAGAAGATCATTCCGGTTCTGAACACGTAATCTAATGCCGTTGCCGACTTGGTATCGTTAACGATTGCAACCATTTCATGGTGATCTAGGCTGATCTTGCGGATGTCGAAGCGTCTAGCGAAAAGTAATGATGGGTGGCCTTCAGTTGCTTTGCAACGGGTTCTGTCACGAGGATCTCTTGCGTAACCAGCATGACACTCGCATTTGAAAGTTCCTTTCTCATTGATACACATCTGTGAGCACGCCCCCGGATCCGCACATTCATCGATGTCTGAAATTGCAAAAAAGAGAATAATAAGTAATCTTACAAAATGGTATCTCAATTCATATAAGTGGAACAACATTCTCGAAAATCGTATCAAGGTTTAGCCTAGTCTACACGTGGATAAGTAATGAAGTATACAAATCTTTTGGAGGTGTTCTTTGAATAAACTTTCCCTTtaggttattttattttcaatttacttttcaataaaggaaaaatatattataagttaCCTTCGCAGGTCCTGTTATCGACGAGCTTGTAGCCTTTTTCGCAGTCGCAGTAGTATCCAACAGGTGTGTCAACGCAGCGTTGCGTGCACCCACCATTGTTCTTGGCACATTCGTTTTCACCACAACGATCGCGAGGTTCATCTTCGAAATTGGGACAGTCGGGTTTCTTATCGCAGACTTTGCTGAGTGGAATGCACATGCCACCGCCGCAATCGAATTCTGTTTTCTTGTCGCATGGCGGTTTCGGCCGAGCTGAAAATAGATTAATGACTCGAATGAGATTCTATTGTCTAAACTTATTAGTTACAACTTGTTAGTTTAGACAATAGAATCCCAAACCCAATAGGGTTTATTTACTTTTGCTTCTATAAATATGTACTAGTATCGTTAATATATATCGAAAAGTAATTTAGTGAGCTAAAGTACAATATTATGAAGTCAAGACAAGTGTGTGTTTCTGTATGTTATCGGCTTGCTGCTCACACAGGAAGCGCCGGATCGATCCCCAGTAtctgacttgcaccaatgaatgcCCAACTTTTACGAACACAGTGGGTTTGACCACTGTAGACGGCAAAACTCACGGCAtcgtcaccacctatcactttaaCTGAGAGCTTGGGATGCGTGGGTActcaattcatcttgcgatggataatatagttaattgggaatatagacgtgagattatgttacTTAAACAATACTTACTGCAATTCAGCTCATCGCTACCATCCGGACAGTCCTTATTGCCATTGCAGTAGAGAGCTCCAGGTATACAAGTGTGGTCTTTACATTGGAACTGATCGAGTCTGCAGGTGACGTTTCCTCGGCAGAGCTCTTGTGCTTCGTCGTCGCCACCCGGGCAGTCCTTATCACCATCGCACACCCAAGCTTTATGCACACATGTCATTCTGTCCCGGCACTCGAACTCCGTAGATATACAAGGTGATGTTACCTTCGGTGTTGTCGCGCATCCCTACAAAAAAGTACTCGTATTTCAGGTAGGTACTCgtcattttcttcttctaatccttttatcccctgttgcgatgtagggctcgaataacagatttccactcctcgcgatctcaTGCAGCCTCTGTGGTACTCGTCATATTATCATTTAAATTTTACTACTACTTTAGTGAAAATTATGTATTATGAGGGCTTTGCCGAGCTTCAAGTTACTCATCCTACGTATTTCGCACAAAGCTTAGAATAGATCTTTTCTTACTAATGTAGCATAAAAACGAACTCATCTTTTCAAGTGTATTTGCTCGAAACCTAAAGAATTCGTTACCGTTATTATTACctaaaaaattcatgaaaatctgATTCAGGTACTCTTATAAACTACAAAACGAAATGAGAAACGTAGGTTCGCAATATCTTCTCACAACATCAATAATTCACTTCGATACGAACGTAATAAGTTGGGGCTGTGAAAAAACTAGCGTATTCCATAAGTTAACGCTAGTTCCTGCAATTTATCTTCTTATTTCTGACATCTATAAAATACGATCGCTAGTCTCTATCTCTTCGCGTGACTAGATACCGACCGGGTGTATTTGATTAGTTTTGATAAAATTGAAAAGTTAGAACTCGAGAAATATTTCCTTCACATAGGTAATATACACAGGATTTTTGTATTTACCATTTCATCGCTGCCATCTGGGCAGTCAATGTCTCCGTCGCAACGCCACCGGGCTGAGACGCAGTGTCCGTCagcgcaagagaagtgtgtatgGGGCTGGCATGTTGGTGCTGCACATTTCACCTCATCGCTGCCATCTCCGCAGTCGTCGTCACCGTCGCACACCCATCGCTGCTGGATACACTTGCCGTTCCCACAGGTAAACTCGTCCGAACGACACGTTTCATCTAATCATgtgaataaaaatgttaattttttatttaagtttcgCCCAAATTTTAAggcaatattattataagcgCACCAAGGTTCATGAActaggtaatccacctcataaccatAACTCACGCGAAAAGAAGAAGATTCTAAGGGAATTTAACTTCATTCTCAGTATAACCAGGTCAGTCGAAATAGGATGTTAATATTCTAAAACGTCTGTCTTTTCGTATTCCGACGTAAAAGGTAGAGCCAGAACTCGATGAAAAACGACAGTTACTCTTCCTATAATGTTTGAACTCTACGGAAGATTATTTCAACGAATATCCATAAATCGCTTTATAAAAGTTATTTCGCACATCCTAGATCTACATTTTCGTCGGGAAGCAACCTTGTTTCAAAATGTGCACGAAATTTTGATTAGTACGAAGAGCACTACCTCTTGAAATTTAACAAACAACAGTTTGCACGAATAAGTAAACATTTCACCCGAAATATTCCGAAAGctcattcataaaaaaaatggtagTACTAAGTAATGAAAAATCCTTGAAAAAAGGACTTAGACAAGGAAGAAAATATGTTTCAGACATGCATTTCCAGAAAATCTCGTTATTCTTGGACGTTTCTCTCGGAGGAAAAATTAGCTTCACCCGTCTcggttatatttaattaaattccttTGTAGAAAAGACACGTAGTTACTTAATAGTAGTGTTTCCTTTCTTTCTTAGACAATTATTTGTAAGTTCtgttctacatacatacatacatacatacatacataaactcacgcccgtaatccctaatggggtgggcagagccacaagtaatcaaagacaacttgcagccactgttgatacgaagtccaaagatggatatgatgaaccttatggtgataagggatcagcctatcgcccataacattagtccatcatgttagaggacacaatccctctgtcggtttttacgacatgcccgggaagagaagcagctgaacgtgttctatgttttttatatgctcccagaacagcatagaagcaaaagtTCTGTTCTAGTTTCAAGACTGTTGGGAGGATTCCATTTTCCATCCACCACATACATATCTTGAGCAAAAAGTTTTCTATAAAATCTGACAGCAGCAAATAATGAGATAAACGATGACATAATCATGGCAAAGCTTTTAGGGGCGTAAGAAAAGCCTGAGGGCATTGAAGCACACACGCAACGTCATCGCTCACGCTTCAAGGCGGGTCCGGTGCGGGTAGATAAGAATTTATAGACGGATGAGCCGGGCGTTGATAGAATACAGAGTGTTTGGCCGGGGGTGGGTGTTGCGAGACCAATGATTGATTGATACCGCCACAACCGAAGAGGAATAGTTAAACGTCGACTCTACAGAGGGTAAACATTGTTCTTTTGTTTTCAGAAAATACACGACCGTGATTGAGCGATCGGAGCAAAGTCGGTATATCGACGATTTACTCGATTTCcttgtaattaaaaaataatattaatgcaTATTGTGCGCAAAACAACAACCTAATTTTGAGAAATGCTCTTGGTACTAACTGGGCATAGATAAACAATGTAGGTCAGCGTCATGCAATTTGCGTATAATTGTTATGGTTCAAGTAGCCAATTCCCTACATGATTTTAATGATGAAACgttttacattaaaaatataatatctatgTGTGCGATGAAGATCATTTCAGTGATTGCTATGGAAGATGTTCTTTAATGCATAATTGCTATGGAAGATGCAGACCTTATGGAAACAGAAAAATCCTTAGCAGGTTTTAtcgatgtaacatttttttcctGGTTTGAGAAGATCAAAGACATAACCTGCTAGTGTGATAATAATGCCTTAAAATAAACACGTGCCCTTACTGCATGCTTTCTCATCGGAGCCATCTGAACAGTCAGGATTGTCGTCGCACATCCAGGTAAGTGGTACACATTCGCCTAGTTTTCCTCGGCAGGTGAATTCTTCTGGACCGCATGGCTCCACTTCTGTCAACCCAAGGTCATGCACATGCTAAATATGATGATAAATgctaaataaaacaaatctttTACGAGCATTGGCCCGTATGTTTATACCATTACTGGAGGCCCCAATGCCCAGGATTCCAACAGTAGCAATAAAAAATCACTAGGCCTAAATGGAACAAAATAATTGACGAAAATTGAAAAGTCCTTTTCTCTAATGAGTTACACATCAATTATCTACAGTCTTTTTTATTCGATTTCGCGTTTTATAGCAAATTCCGGAGTTTAAGAAACACTCGTTTGATCTTCTTTGACGTTTATTTCTtcgtttttcttattttttgtttgtttatgtaaattTTCTCTGTATGACGTTCATCAAACGATAAGTGCGATTTGTTTTCAACATGGAtttgcgtattttttttttcaaattatagaactgctaatttatttatttttatttattaccgcTACCGCCGCTTTTATACGACTCAGAAAATAATCTAAAGTGAGTTCTACACCAACTTTTTTACACGACTTTTTGTGAGCcaattattgtaattaatttcGAATACCCTTTGATCGTGCGGTTGCATGCCCCTATGTGGTGGCGATGGTTTTTGGGAAGACGAATTTTGTCATGCCAATAGGTTGGTGATTCTCATGCTACCCTGTTTTGCTAGTTCCCTTTTTGTTTTCGTCATGCTCTTACCACAATCGTGTTCGTCAGAGCCGTCGGGACAGTCAGCTGCATCATCGCAGTGCCACGATGCAGGTATGCACTGGCCAGTGGCGCATACGAATTTGTGTTCAGGACAGCGCAATTGTTGCATCGCTGCGTGTGAAATTTACATTGATTTCGCAACTCTTTAAATACAAACAAAGATGCCTCGTTTGTGTTCCCATTATCTAATTAAATCTGAACAATCCAAAGTTACCACAATGGTACGACTTCTAATTGAATTAGCCATCGGTTAATCTTCTGGAGCCTGAACTTCGATTCGATTCATATCTATttatagataagtacctacataggtaATTAGATTTACGTATAGGAGTACGAATTAACAAACATTGCAGTACTCGTAGCGTATTCATGAAACGTGCTAGTAATTTAGTTACTAAACAAACGTTTTCAAACCACCAATCAGGTGCGGGGAGAAGGATGCTCGTTTTAAATTCTAGACGAGAGCACAATAAATGCTAATGCTAAACTGGGAGCGTAATTAATGCTGCCGAGCTATCCTTATTATACCGTAATGTTTTGTTAGACGCAGCAAGTATACTGGAATTACACGGTTTACCTCGCAGTTGAAAACTAATACGTTGACAAAGGGAACATGTTCGTCTAATGGTACTATGTTTGTTTAATACATTACAAGATTACAATAGTATCATTACGCGTATACAACGTGTATATTTAGTCTGTAATGTTAGAAAACATTACTTTATAGTTATCAACTTTTGATAGGCAAATATAGAATTCAAGTTCAAGATCAATATACGCATTTATGAACTCTACTGACGCGCGATGTCCATGAGTACAAAGTCTGTACTGTTAGGTATTTACTACTAAAATAATGGTAATTTATGGAAAAGTCTGACTTAGATACTTATGTAGTCAATGTTACTCATATTACTAGAGATTTAAAGTCATTCAACAAGAGGCTTATCATCTCAACTATAAGCAACGTTTTGCAAAAAGTTAAACACTTTTATCGCAGCAGTATTTACAGCCAACATTTTAGAAACTTTGCTTATTTTGTAGTCTTGTTTATAATCTGATAAGTATTTAGgtattactattattaatatTGCTAAGCCTTCATAATAGtttattttgaattaagtacctagtagGTAAATACTTAGATCATTTTTGTTTCATGACGGATTGCCGTGGAAACAGACATTTTGAAATGTCGTTTCGTaagtgtttacataagtacgGCTCACGTACCCGTGCTtcgggaaactcacaaagagagaatgaaatcgattattttttatctgaCTCGGATGGAACGAACCCGCAGCGctctgtgagtttccctaagcacagatAAGTgataaaacacacaaaaatcatttaattttacgaTAAGTTGAAATCTACATGTACTAACTGTGGACTTATACGGTCTAAgtaatattctagatagatgacgtcggcttaatgacgatacatagatcgaaagaatttcacatggacaggaggaggacccggtggtgtaatggttaacacgctcgtcctagcttgacaagagctgcgggttcaagtcgtgtccgagtcagattttttccgACTTAATTTTCTCTCTACTAGAAACATTTCGTGCTCCTGCCAAATAAAAAGGCTTTCCCATTATGTGAGGTCGACTTTCGCAGTGGCAGTAAGTGTACAAAGTTGCGGGTCGCGGTTGCCATAACCCCCTCCATGAAATAAAACCACCACCAACTTCCGCAAGCTTTTTATACACATTCTTGCACAGTTTGAGAAAAATAAGGAATTAAAAGTCAGAGGCGCTCCTTGCAAGAACTTCTTAAGAGCCTTTTAATCCTAAGCTAAGTAATAAGATTATGTTGTACTAGTAATCATTGGCTACCTACTTAAGTAGCTGCTTATGTTCTCTTTGGCACAGAGTAGGTATTTATTGCTACGTTGTAGGTGTCTTAGGTTTCTTTGACATATCTGTTTTTTTCgacgtacctacttaactacTTTGGCAACGAATATTTGTTGATCGTATACCTTATTTATTCTCCGCGGTAgccaataaatacttatatctcAATTTTTCGGGTCACTTATATTGAAGAGTAGGATGTCGataataatagcaatttattgcGGGACCTTTCATGAAAACACAATGTTGCTCGTACTGAAATCATTCAGCAACCTTATATGTTCAGTCACCGTTTTGACTACAGATTTGATTACTTGTATGTGTAATAGATGTGAGCGGTTTCCCGAATGATATATCGAGTTAGGACGTGCTGTTTGTTTGCGAACTTAATTTCTCGGTTCAGCCGTCTTGATTGTATCAGAATCCCTGCGGAGGCACTGCTATCTATTCGCCCCATTATCTCATGtgtgaacaataaataaattaacacgaGACCCTACGCACCTTTACAGCGCTTAAAATTGAGCCTTCCCGCGTGTTTTAAATACCACAACACCTGAGCTGAAATTT
The Pectinophora gossypiella chromosome 2, ilPecGoss1.1, whole genome shotgun sequence genome window above contains:
- the LOC126376923 gene encoding low-density lipoprotein receptor isoform X1, which translates into the protein MFCLVGCHRAAPKFGGIMWWCLFLCVLSAKTFGVLGSNSTEVKYGDVCSVKQFQCANGKCIPLSWVCEGENDCGDNSDENIEECKKESRTCTASEFRCKTGRCVPMSWRCDNEKDCSDGSDEEPGTCKVEPCGPEEFTCRGKLGECVPLTWMCDDNPDCSDGSDEKACSKDETCRSDEFTCGNGKCIQQRWVCDGDDDCGDGSDEVKCAAPTCQPHTHFSCADGHCVSARWRCDGDIDCPDGSDEMGCATTPKVTSPCISTEFECRDRMTCVHKAWVCDGDKDCPGGDDEAQELCRGNVTCRLDQFQCKDHTCIPGALYCNGNKDCPDGSDELNCTRPKPPCDKKTEFDCGGGMCIPLSKVCDKKPDCPNFEDEPRDRCGENECAKNNGGCTQRCVDTPVGYYCDCEKGYKLVDNRTCEDIDECADPGACSQMCINEKGTFKCECHAGYARDPRDRTRCKATEGHPSLLFARRFDIRKISLDHHEMVAIVNDTKSATALDYVFRTGMIFWSDVTDEKIYKAPIDEGSQRTVVIGDQLITSDGLAVDWIYNHLYWTDTGKNHIELSDLQGNMRKIVIRDQLEEPRAIALNPLDGWMYWTDWGQTPKIERAGMDGSHRQTIVSYDVKWPNGLTLDLVRKRVYWVDAKLNTISSCNYDGSARRVILYSTDVLRHPFSITTFEDWVYWTDWDKTAVYRANKFNGKDVEAITSTHTLQNPMVIHVYHPYRQPDGVNHCAAVNGHCSHLCLPAPRIGAHSPRVSCACPNGLRLLPDNQMCVEDNTVIPDEELQKQTIHPNETKIIQATPATSVTEGAPKAGSGISTSGRDAGVVAGIVVAVISGVIILAALIAVVMYRHYVHRNVTSMNFDNPVYRKTTEDQFALEKNGYAPGSKLYPSTVGEEAQEPLNTPGTNDFV
- the LOC126376923 gene encoding very low-density lipoprotein receptor isoform X7 — protein: MAAWWVLWLTMCLLLVNTEASIYDDDYDTYTKAYDYKSAESRTCTASEFRCKTGRCVPMSWRCDNEKDCSDGSDEEPGTCKVEPCGPEEFTCRGKLGECVPLTWMCDDNPDCSDGSDEKACSKDETCRSDEFTCGNGKCIQQRWVCDGDDDCGDGSDEVKCAAPTCQPHTHFSCADGHCVSARWRCDGDIDCPDGSDEMGCATTPKVTSPCISTEFECRDRMTCVHKAWVCDGDKDCPGGDDEAQELCRGNVTCRLDQFQCKDHTCIPGALYCNGNKDCPDGSDELNCTRPKPPCDKKTEFDCGGGMCIPLSKVCDKKPDCPNFEDEPRDRCGENECAKNNGGCTQRCVDTPVGYYCDCEKGYKLVDNRTCEDIDECADPGACSQMCINEKGTFKCECHAGYARDPRDRTRCKATEGHPSLLFARRFDIRKISLDHHEMVAIVNDTKSATALDYVFRTGMIFWSDVTDEKIYKAPIDEGSQRTVVIGDQLITSDGLAVDWIYNHLYWTDTGKNHIELSDLQGNMRKIVIRDQLEEPRAIALNPLDGWMYWTDWGQTPKIERAGMDGSHRQTIVSYDVKWPNGLTLDLVRKRVYWVDAKLNTISSCNYDGSARRVILYSTDVLRHPFSITTFEDWVYWTDWDKTAVYRANKFNGKDVEAITSTHTLQNPMVIHVYHPYRQPDGVNHCAAVNGHCSHLCLPAPRIGAHSPRVSCACPNGLRLLPDNQMCVEDNTVIPDEELQKQTIHPNETKIIQATPATSVTEGAPKAGSGISTSGRDAGVVAGIVVAVISGVIILAALIAVVMYRHYVHRNVTSMNFDNPVYRKTTEDQFALEKNGYAPGSKLYPSTVGEEAQEPLNTPGTNDFV
- the LOC126376923 gene encoding very low-density lipoprotein receptor isoform X9 translates to MFCLVGCHRAAPKFGGIMWWCLFLCVLSAKTFGVLGSNSTEVKYGDVCSVKQFQCANGKCIPLSWVCEGENDCGDNSDENIEECKKESRTCTASEFRCKTGRCVPMSWRCDNEKDCSDGSDEEPGTCKVEPCGPEEFTCRGKLGECVPLTWMCDDNPDCSDGSDEKACSKDETCRSDEFTCGNGKCIQQRWVCDGDDDCGDGSDEVKCAAPTCQPHTHFSCADGHCVSARWRCDGDIDCPDGSDEMGCATTPKVTSPCISTEFECRDRMTCVHKAWVCDGDKDCPGGDDEAQELCRGNVTCRLDQFQCKDHTCIPGALYCNGNKDCPDGSDELNCTRPKPPCDKKTEFDCGGGMCIPLSKVCDKKPDCPNFEDEPRDRCGENECAKNNGGCTQRCVDTPVGYYCDCEKGYKLVDNRTCEDIDECADPGACSQMCINEKGTFKCECHAGYARDPRDRTRCKATEGHPSLLFARRFDIRKISLDHHEMVAIVNDTKSATALDYVFRTGMIFWSDVTDEKIYKAPIDEGSQRTVVIGDQLITSDGLAVDWIYNHLYWTDTGKNHIELSDLQGNMRKIVIRDQLEEPRAIALNPLDGWMYWTDWGQTPKIERAGMDGSHRQTIVSYDVKWPNGLTLDLVRKRVYWVDAKLNTISSCNYDGSARRVILYSTDVLRHPFSITTFEDWVYWTDWDKTAVYRANKFNGKDVEAITSTHTLQNPMVIHVYHPYRQPDGVNHCAAVNGHCSHLCLPAPRIGAHSPRVSCACPNGLRLLPDNQMCVEDNTVIPDEELQKQTIHPNETKIIQATPATRHAKNSKLMRYGFESELLKGIPTTYGEFTKRRVKPSLEVGTSYCGE
- the LOC126376923 gene encoding very low-density lipoprotein receptor isoform X6, which encodes MFCLVGCHRAAPKFGGIMWWCLFLCVLSAKTFGVLGSNSTEVKYGDVCSVKQFQCANGKCIPLSWVCEGENDCGDNSDENIEECKKESRTCTASEFRCKTGRCVPMSWRCDNEKDCSDGSDEEPGTCTMQQLRCPEHKFVCATGQCIPASWHCDDAADCPDGSDEHDCDETCRSDEFTCGNGKCIQQRWVCDGDDDCGDGSDEVKCAAPTCQPHTHFSCADGHCVSARWRCDGDIDCPDGSDEMGCATTPKVTSPCISTEFECRDRMTCVHKAWVCDGDKDCPGGDDEAQELCRGNVTCRLDQFQCKDHTCIPGALYCNGNKDCPDGSDELNCTRPKPPCDKKTEFDCGGGMCIPLSKVCDKKPDCPNFEDEPRDRCGENECAKNNGGCTQRCVDTPVGYYCDCEKGYKLVDNRTCEDIDECADPGACSQMCINEKGTFKCECHAGYARDPRDRTRCKATEGHPSLLFARRFDIRKISLDHHEMVAIVNDTKSATALDYVFRTGMIFWSDVTDEKIYKAPIDEGSQRTVVIGDQLITSDGLAVDWIYNHLYWTDTGKNHIELSDLQGNMRKIVIRDQLEEPRAIALNPLDGWMYWTDWGQTPKIERAGMDGSHRQTIVSYDVKWPNGLTLDLVRKRVYWVDAKLNTISSCNYDGSARRVILYSTDVLRHPFSITTFEDWVYWTDWDKTAVYRANKFNGKDVEAITSTHTLQNPMVIHVYHPYRQPDGVNHCAAVNGHCSHLCLPAPRIGAHSPRVSCACPNGLRLLPDNQMCVEDSVTEGAPKAGSGISTSGRDAGVVAGIVVAVISGVIILAALIAVVMYRHYVHRNVTSMNFDNPVYRKTTEDQFALEKNGYAPGSKLYPSTVGEEAQEPLNTPGTNDFV